A single window of Pseudanabaena sp. BC1403 DNA harbors:
- a CDS encoding HD domain-containing protein produces MEQQSITFESVQDSYKLLQNLGASPHLMQHVKLVGEAAELLILQFQQLDISFDSDWIRLGVVFHDVGKILYPSELIKKGNEHETAGEILLLSHGIDPKIARCCRSHGQWQQIECDFEELVVALADNLWKGKRNTELENKVLTKVANMCHQDYWNIFIGLDSGFEKIAAQGDLRLSRSITT; encoded by the coding sequence ATGGAACAGCAGTCTATAACTTTTGAATCTGTTCAAGATTCCTATAAACTCCTCCAAAATTTAGGAGCATCGCCGCACCTAATGCAGCACGTCAAACTAGTTGGTGAAGCGGCAGAGTTACTGATTTTACAATTTCAACAGCTTGATATTTCATTTGATTCAGATTGGATTCGATTGGGTGTCGTTTTTCATGATGTTGGGAAAATTTTATATCCTTCTGAACTAATTAAAAAAGGAAATGAACATGAAACCGCAGGTGAAATTCTGTTGCTGTCACATGGTATTGATCCCAAAATTGCTCGTTGTTGTCGTTCGCATGGACAATGGCAGCAAATAGAATGTGATTTTGAGGAATTAGTGGTAGCCCTAGCTGACAATCTTTGGAAAGGAAAACGAAATACTGAACTTGAAAACAAGGTGCTTACCAAAGTTGCAAATATGTGTCACCAAGATTATTGGAATATATTTATAGGCTTGGATAGTGGGTTTGAAAAAATCGCAGCACAAGGTGATTTAAGACTCTCTCGGAGCATCACAACGTAG